The segment CCCGACCCAGACACACCACCATAATGCACTGTCTCACAACAAGTTATGAGTATTTTCAATGTTTTTATGGTTTGATTATTCGCTAACCTTTTTGATTCTCGATTCTGTTCCAGAGAATGTTTATTTTTCTTCCTCGTTCTAAACTTTTTCCGTCCCGCCACAGTACTTATTAGACATATTTGAACCTAAATAACGGTTCCATTTGTGTCATATAACATGCACCAGACACGCTAGCTATCAGCAGTTACTGATAGCTAAAAAAAACTCAAGGGAGCCCGAGTCATTCGATTCGGGCTCCCTTTTTTTATTCCTCACTTTACGAAAGGAACCTCATGTCCCACATCGTGCAGATCAAAACGGAAGTACGGGAACTGGCCTCCATTCAGGCCGCCTGTGTTCGTAACCGATTAACGGAGCCGGTACACGGAACCGTCCAGCTCTACAGCTCCGCAGCAACCGGGTGGCAGGTCCAGCTGCCCGACTGGAGATATCCCGTCGTTTGTCATACCGACACGGGCCAACTCAGCTACGACAACTACGAAGGACGCTGGGGTGACCCCGTGCACTTGAATTCCTTCCTCCAGTCGTACGCGGTGGAACAGACCCGCCGCATTGCTCGACGTCAGGGGTACTCCCTGACCGAACAGCGGTTGTCCGACGGGTCGGTCAAACTCCTACTGCAGACAGGAGGTGTCGCTTGAAACAGATAGAAATCATTGTCAGTCCGGAAGGGAGTTCCCGGGTTGTTTCCCGGGGTTACCAGGGAAGTGGTTGTCAGGAGGCGACCCGGCAACTGGAAGCTGCTCTCGGTAAA is part of the Polystyrenella longa genome and harbors:
- a CDS encoding DUF2997 domain-containing protein; this translates as MKQIEIIVSPEGSSRVVSRGYQGSGCQEATRQLEAALGKRLTETLTPEFYLTISNPSETQQRQ
- a CDS encoding DUF1257 domain-containing protein, which encodes MSHIVQIKTEVRELASIQAACVRNRLTEPVHGTVQLYSSAATGWQVQLPDWRYPVVCHTDTGQLSYDNYEGRWGDPVHLNSFLQSYAVEQTRRIARRQGYSLTEQRLSDGSVKLLLQTGGVA